TCCGTCACCATCTGGTCGCGCTGGCTCACGCCCACGGTATCGATCAGCACCGTGTGCTTGTTCTTGAGTTCCTTCAGGGCGATGCGCAAGTCCGCTTCGTCCTTCACCGAATGCACCATCACGCCGAGGATCTTGCCGTAGATGCGCAGCTGTTCGTGCGCGCCGATACGGTAGGCGTCCGTGGTGATCAGGGCCAGCTTTTCCGGGCCGTGGCGCATCACGCAGCGGGCAGCCAGCTTGGCCGTGCTGGTGGTCTTGCCGACACCGGTCGGGCCGACCAGCGCGAACACGCCGCCCTGCTCCAGCATGGCGTCTTCATTGGCGACCGTGTTCAGGTTGCGGCTCAGGACGGTCTTGATCCAGCGCATGCTTTGCGCACCGTCGAGGCCGGCGGGCAGCTTGTCGATCAGGTAGCGCGCCAGGCTGGCCGAGAAGCCGGCCGCCAGCATTTCGCGCAGCACGACGGCTTTTTGCGGCTCGCGCTGCTGCGTCGAACCCCACGAGATTTCCGCCAGCTGGGTTTCCATCATGCCGCGCATGGCGCGGATTTCATTCATCATGCCGCTCATCTCGGCGGCGGCGTTTTCCTTGACGTGCGCCAGCGCGCTGGCCATCATCTGCTGCATGCGGGCCATGTCCACTGGCTCGCCGGCTGCCTGGCGCGGCGCGGCAGGACGCGGTGCGGCCGGGCGCTGGGCCGGGGCGGCCGGACGCTGCGGCGTGGCGAACTGGGTCTGCAACTGGGGACGGGGCTGGGCCATTTCGGACGCGGCCGGCGGCGACGCCAGCGAAGCGGCATCGTCATTGGCCAGCGCGAGGATTTCCACCACGCCATCGGTCTGGCGGTTCGACAGGATCACGGCGTCGGGACCCAATGCTTCGCGCACCTTGCGCAGCGCATCGCGCGACGAGGCGCCCGTAAATTTCTTCACATTCATGACCGGCCTCCCAAGGCGGGGGTGGCGCAATATTGGCTGAACTGTGTGACCATCATCGACTCCTGTTGCTTGGGTGCTGTCTTCCACATGGACACAGATCACCCGGACAGTTTCTATTATTAGCGATGCTTGCAGGAAATGATCGAAGGAACAGGACGGGAAAGTACCCGTTATTCAGTTTGCCGGCAGGAAATTGATGTTTATTTGACCAAAAGCAAGGGCCGAGAAGCTGGGGTCAGCCCCCCACTAACGCTAACGCAAAGCTCCGCGCTAACGCTGGAGGGGGTCTGACCCCGGTACTAATACTGTCAACTACTGCGCGCCCACCAGGCTGGTGACGCGGATCGTCTTGGTTTCCGGCACTTCCGCATGCGACAGCACTTTGAGCTGCGGCAAGGCGCGGCGCAGGAAGCGCGACAGCAGGGCACGCAGCGGCGCCGGCACCAGCAACACGGGCGTCAGGCCCAGCGCTTCCTGCTGCTGCGCGGCCAGGCCCGCCTGGTGGGCGATGGTATCGGCCAGGCCCGGCTCGATGCCGGCGCCGTCGCCGCCATTGCCCATCGCCTGCATCAGCAGGCGCTCCAGGCGGCTGTCGAGGGTCATCACGGACAACTCGGCCGCGCCGGGGAACAGCTGCTGCACGATGGCGCGGCCCAGCGAGACGCGCACCAGCGCCGTCAGGTCGTTCGGGTCTTGCGTATGGACCGTATGCTCGGCCAAGGTTTCGATGATGGTGCGCATGTCGCGGATGTGCACGCCCTCGGCCAGCAGGTTCTGCAGCACTTTCTGCAGGGTCGACAGCGACAGCATCTTCGGCACCAGGTCTTCCACCAGGCGCGGCGCATCCTTGCCCAGGTGGTCGAGCAGCGACTGCACTTCCGCGCGGCCCAGCAGCTCGGAAGCATGCGAGGTGATCAGGTGATT
This window of the Janthinobacterium agaricidamnosum genome carries:
- the flhF gene encoding flagellar biosynthesis protein FlhF; the protein is MNVKKFTGASSRDALRKVREALGPDAVILSNRQTDGVVEILALANDDAASLASPPAASEMAQPRPQLQTQFATPQRPAAPAQRPAAPRPAAPRQAAGEPVDMARMQQMMASALAHVKENAAAEMSGMMNEIRAMRGMMETQLAEISWGSTQQREPQKAVVLREMLAAGFSASLARYLIDKLPAGLDGAQSMRWIKTVLSRNLNTVANEDAMLEQGGVFALVGPTGVGKTTSTAKLAARCVMRHGPEKLALITTDAYRIGAHEQLRIYGKILGVMVHSVKDEADLRIALKELKNKHTVLIDTVGVSQRDQMVTEQVAMLSGAGADVKRLLCLNSTATQETLNEVVRAYQGSGLAGCIMTKLDEAASIGNVLDVVIRQKLNLFYVSNGQRVPEDLYLADRGYLIDRAFKLKRDSAATQFSDAELPLLMAQAAARNNEARGVHLG